Proteins co-encoded in one Spirosoma endbachense genomic window:
- a CDS encoding LytR/AlgR family response regulator transcription factor, translating to MSVLKIGVIEDELVIARTILSVLDELGYSYCGPAINYTEALDMLDNDKPDLVLLDIQLAGRKDGFDVAEKINESHKIPFIFLTANSDVETIDMAKKVKPHAYIVKPFTKEELYAAIEIAFSNFAGNRTEAKPDNSASHYAKNFMFVKDGYVFRKIFFSELLYLESEANYINLQLIAQKRVIVRSTINDFMKQLPPNQYIRIHRRFSVNINLIDDIFPGELSLQGVKLPIGKSYREELFNALGINQP from the coding sequence ATGTCAGTTTTAAAAATCGGGGTTATAGAAGACGAGCTTGTTATCGCACGAACGATTTTAAGTGTACTGGATGAACTGGGGTATTCGTATTGTGGTCCGGCCATTAATTATACCGAAGCACTGGATATGCTTGACAATGACAAACCGGATTTAGTGCTGCTCGACATCCAGCTGGCCGGTCGGAAAGATGGTTTTGACGTAGCGGAAAAAATCAATGAGTCCCATAAAATCCCCTTTATTTTTCTAACCGCCAATAGCGACGTCGAAACGATTGACATGGCTAAAAAGGTTAAACCTCACGCCTATATTGTCAAACCGTTTACGAAAGAGGAACTGTATGCAGCCATCGAAATTGCCTTTAGCAATTTTGCCGGTAATCGAACCGAGGCAAAACCGGATAATAGTGCTTCGCATTACGCAAAGAATTTTATGTTTGTGAAAGACGGCTATGTCTTCAGAAAAATATTTTTCAGTGAATTGCTTTATCTGGAGAGCGAGGCTAATTACATTAACCTGCAGTTAATCGCACAAAAGCGGGTAATCGTGCGCTCTACGATCAATGATTTCATGAAGCAGTTGCCCCCTAATCAGTACATACGCATTCACCGACGTTTCTCCGTAAACATCAACCTTATCGATGACATTTTTCCCGGCGAACTCTCGTTGCAGGGTGTAAAACTTCCAATCGGGAAATCCTATCGGGAAGAGCTTTTTAATGCCCTTGGCATAAACCAACCCTGA
- a CDS encoding AsmA family protein has translation MNISLKRWVKLLLLLAAIPFLIVGVAYFILVNDLKDVIKYAIGKQTKGGYELKSKDIKLSILDKTVRIDDLVFTRKDTTNVPVYYDVKIPKAQLSIESWRELLVNKRLLIDSFLIEKPEIVIHDYKVHEKSRHQTSFHTSMILENLQKILDHLHAKSFVIQEGSLTLFKRNSAEPLRIKDVTLTVHNFLKIDNNDKRLFGSDNLELALGRQRWVLSDGKNILSFRGLRFSSASQLFEIDSVHFHKPATAEQDEVILRADKFYFNSKHLPAIYQKGELSLDTLICVRPVLTLPLTTQRVPVKDTSIHSNIKSLFKNVAIRYTEIKDGEILLGSPKNNALKAGTQKANLNIFNLKVNPQNEHLITTDSINLNLNNITFFSKDSLFKISVERFTLLNDDVLFKNVHYGPASPKVAGKGLTFTAPALRLNNVSLDDLIRKRLVATDAELVNPNITLIATRKEPLKPKITANHDTVTRKKTDIYQTLNSFGELLQVDRFHIINGSGQYKLAGKTKPVHAELKGLNALIMVRDLLASDSLIKIKRAIADLKVQQMTVAANGLKLQLSNYRMNGRHRFNWVDKLQIDLASGVSVAANKLYWEAFSWDILQQTKVIQIDQVRVHDLLVDAQIKPKATAAEPVVAAADKPQAKGLPKLRIGKLLADHLNLKASLPKSGLAGFEGHTIEIAELTTDPKYFRWAQFLGNLNNLYFRQPNGRQITVAQIALHSHQHTVLSDIRYADNSQGKTMHVVLPKMQIKGPFPSTDFTNINLSSVLLDRPEVTMVTEFKEKSGASGIAKAFFIPLNLALHELDIQQARINLITKKGKDSTQLQTIVDVEAKSIHAKKHEDATFASIRVSPADLKLAMPKIKTTVQSVNVQLTNGKLLATKDGKPSLTTHLLANLTLQDLHPTLTSKKNTAPPELRIKGLAGTIDMPNFRWTAGQKMAWPTFVDHANVAITDLSFKSARSTIKAAKVSWEHKNERLQLDNFQLSPLITKEEFMTPPNLQSDYITIQGEQAQLNGVKAARWYRDSTLVVNHIVVKNIITDVSRDKRLPDPAVLPNKLMPTRLISGIKVPFHIDSISVINSQVNYHETSKITNRVGTVPLKDINGTLKTVTNRPTKSTDSLKLLASTKLLGLHIKRLHYRESYGDSLSGFHMILRTSDLNMPELSPITNPMAAADLEDGYLEPIMARIAGNKYASVGNMRFYYKNLKLRLLGHKDTSRRSLLIKFENFVASNILRKKNRQEARIFYDRDQKKFIFGYWIKSIMSGVLTSVGVKANKKYHANYLKLSQQHTLPAED, from the coding sequence ATGAATATATCTTTGAAGCGCTGGGTTAAACTACTTCTACTTCTAGCGGCTATTCCCTTTCTGATAGTGGGTGTAGCCTATTTTATTCTGGTCAATGATTTAAAAGATGTAATCAAGTACGCCATTGGGAAACAAACCAAAGGTGGTTATGAATTGAAAAGCAAAGACATTAAACTCTCAATTCTGGATAAAACGGTCAGGATTGATGATTTGGTGTTTACCAGAAAAGATACTACGAATGTGCCAGTCTACTACGACGTAAAGATCCCGAAAGCACAGTTGTCTATCGAATCCTGGCGTGAACTTCTGGTTAATAAACGATTATTGATCGATAGCTTTTTGATTGAGAAACCCGAAATTGTTATTCACGATTATAAAGTTCATGAAAAAAGCCGTCATCAGACCAGTTTTCATACCTCAATGATTCTGGAAAACCTACAAAAAATCTTAGACCATTTACACGCTAAATCATTTGTTATTCAGGAGGGGTCATTGACACTTTTCAAGCGAAACAGCGCCGAGCCGCTGCGCATTAAAGATGTTACGCTGACTGTTCATAATTTTTTGAAAATAGATAATAACGACAAACGCTTATTTGGCTCTGATAACCTGGAATTGGCCTTAGGGAGGCAACGGTGGGTATTGTCGGACGGGAAAAATATACTAAGTTTTAGAGGGCTGCGATTTTCGAGCGCAAGCCAGTTGTTTGAAATAGATTCCGTACACTTTCATAAACCTGCTACTGCTGAACAGGACGAAGTAATTTTGCGGGCCGACAAATTTTACTTCAACTCGAAGCATTTACCGGCTATTTATCAGAAAGGAGAATTATCGCTCGATACACTTATTTGCGTAAGGCCTGTGCTTACGTTGCCACTTACTACCCAGCGAGTACCCGTAAAAGACACGAGTATTCACTCGAACATTAAAAGCCTTTTTAAAAACGTTGCCATCCGTTACACGGAAATAAAAGACGGTGAAATTTTGCTGGGAAGTCCTAAAAATAATGCCCTCAAAGCAGGTACCCAGAAGGCTAATCTAAACATCTTCAATCTGAAGGTTAATCCGCAGAACGAACACCTCATAACGACGGATAGCATTAATTTAAACCTGAACAATATCACATTTTTTTCGAAAGACAGTCTGTTCAAAATCAGCGTAGAACGGTTCACGCTGCTAAATGATGACGTTCTTTTTAAGAATGTTCATTATGGACCTGCTTCGCCAAAAGTGGCAGGTAAGGGTTTGACTTTTACCGCACCAGCCCTGCGCCTGAACAATGTTAGTCTCGATGATTTAATCCGGAAGCGTTTGGTTGCTACCGATGCCGAATTGGTTAATCCAAATATTACACTGATCGCTACCCGAAAAGAGCCATTGAAGCCGAAAATCACCGCGAATCATGATACGGTTACGCGCAAAAAAACGGATATCTATCAGACGCTGAATAGCTTCGGTGAGTTACTTCAGGTGGATCGATTTCATATTATCAACGGCAGTGGCCAATACAAATTAGCCGGGAAGACGAAACCTGTACATGCCGAATTAAAGGGATTGAATGCCCTGATTATGGTTAGGGATCTACTGGCGAGTGATTCGCTCATCAAGATTAAACGGGCTATTGCTGACCTAAAAGTTCAGCAGATGACTGTTGCTGCGAATGGCTTGAAACTGCAACTTTCCAATTATAGAATGAACGGCAGGCATCGCTTTAACTGGGTCGATAAATTGCAGATTGATCTGGCTAGTGGAGTAAGTGTAGCGGCCAATAAGCTCTATTGGGAGGCTTTCAGCTGGGATATACTCCAGCAAACCAAAGTCATTCAGATCGATCAGGTTCGGGTGCATGATTTATTGGTCGATGCCCAAATAAAGCCAAAAGCAACTGCTGCCGAACCGGTTGTTGCAGCCGCCGACAAACCGCAGGCTAAAGGATTACCCAAATTGCGAATTGGTAAGTTACTGGCTGATCACCTCAATTTGAAAGCGTCGTTGCCGAAAAGCGGTTTGGCTGGTTTTGAGGGACATACTATTGAAATAGCTGAGCTTACTACCGATCCAAAGTATTTCCGATGGGCGCAGTTCCTGGGCAATCTCAATAATTTATATTTCCGGCAACCCAATGGCAGGCAGATCACTGTGGCACAAATAGCCTTGCATAGTCATCAGCATACGGTCCTGTCGGACATACGTTATGCCGATAATAGCCAGGGGAAAACAATGCACGTCGTATTGCCGAAAATGCAGATTAAAGGCCCATTTCCATCCACTGATTTTACTAATATCAACCTTAGTTCAGTACTGCTGGATCGACCTGAGGTGACAATGGTTACGGAATTTAAAGAAAAATCAGGGGCATCCGGGATAGCTAAAGCATTTTTCATACCCCTTAATCTGGCGCTTCATGAGTTAGACATACAGCAGGCCCGAATAAACCTTATTACTAAAAAAGGCAAGGATTCGACTCAGCTACAAACCATAGTTGATGTGGAGGCTAAATCGATCCATGCCAAAAAACACGAAGATGCTACATTTGCTTCGATACGCGTGAGCCCGGCTGATTTGAAACTGGCCATGCCCAAAATAAAGACAACCGTTCAGTCGGTCAATGTTCAGCTAACGAATGGAAAATTACTGGCCACCAAAGACGGAAAACCATCGCTAACGACGCATCTGCTGGCTAATCTAACACTCCAGGATCTGCACCCCACATTGACATCGAAGAAAAATACGGCTCCGCCAGAGCTTCGGATCAAAGGGCTTGCCGGAACAATTGATATGCCGAATTTTCGCTGGACCGCTGGTCAGAAAATGGCGTGGCCAACGTTTGTTGATCATGCCAATGTAGCGATTACCGACTTATCGTTTAAGAGTGCCCGATCGACCATAAAGGCCGCAAAGGTGAGTTGGGAGCACAAGAATGAGCGCCTGCAACTTGATAACTTTCAACTAAGTCCCCTGATTACCAAAGAGGAGTTTATGACTCCGCCGAACCTGCAGTCAGACTACATCACCATACAGGGTGAACAGGCTCAGCTAAATGGCGTTAAAGCAGCCCGCTGGTACCGTGATTCAACTCTCGTCGTCAATCATATTGTCGTTAAAAATATCATTACTGATGTTTCCCGCGATAAACGATTGCCTGACCCGGCCGTTCTGCCTAACAAGCTAATGCCAACCCGGTTAATTTCAGGCATCAAAGTGCCGTTTCATATTGATTCGATTAGTGTGATCAACAGCCAGGTTAATTACCATGAGACGTCAAAAATAACCAACCGGGTAGGCACTGTTCCCCTGAAAGACATCAATGGTACATTGAAAACGGTTACCAATCGACCGACTAAATCAACCGATAGTTTGAAATTGCTGGCCAGCACAAAACTCCTGGGCTTACACATAAAAAGACTACACTATCGAGAGTCGTACGGTGATTCGCTGTCGGGCTTTCACATGATCCTGCGAACGTCGGATCTAAACATGCCGGAGCTTAGTCCGATTACCAATCCGATGGCTGCGGCCGATCTGGAAGATGGCTATCTCGAACCAATCATGGCGCGTATTGCGGGTAATAAGTATGCGTCGGTTGGTAATATGCGGTTTTATTACAAAAATCTAAAACTTCGCCTGCTTGGCCATAAGGATACATCCCGGCGCTCGCTGCTGATAAAATTCGAGAATTTTGTGGCCAGCAATATTTTACGGAAAAAGAATCGGCAAGAAGCACGGATCTTCTACGATCGCGACCAGAAGAAATTTATTTTCGGTTACTGGATCAAGTCCATTATGAGTGGCGTGCTAACCAGCGTTGGCGTAAAGGCCAATAAAAAATACCATGCTAATTACCTGAAACTAAGCCAGCAGCACACCTTACCCGCCGAAGATTAA
- a CDS encoding peroxiredoxin — MSLRLNDIAPDFQAETTQGVIHFHDWIGDGWAILFSHPKDFTPVCTTELGYMAKLAPEFQKRNCKVVGLSVDPVESHFKWEKDIEETQGYPVTYPMIGDPTLAIAKLYDMLPAEEPGTSEGRTAATNQTVRSVFVVGPDKKIKLQLTYPMTTGRNFYELLRVLDSMQLTAEHRVATPANWADGEDVIIVPAVSDAEAKEKYPDGWKTIKPYLRIIPQPGKN, encoded by the coding sequence ATGAGTCTCAGATTAAATGACATAGCTCCTGATTTTCAGGCCGAAACTACCCAGGGAGTCATTCATTTCCATGATTGGATTGGCGATGGCTGGGCCATTCTTTTTTCGCATCCTAAAGACTTTACACCCGTTTGCACTACAGAACTGGGGTATATGGCCAAATTGGCACCGGAGTTCCAGAAGAGGAATTGTAAGGTGGTTGGTTTGAGTGTAGATCCGGTTGAAAGCCATTTTAAATGGGAAAAAGACATTGAAGAAACCCAGGGTTACCCCGTGACCTATCCGATGATCGGCGATCCCACATTAGCAATTGCAAAATTGTATGATATGCTTCCCGCTGAAGAGCCGGGTACGTCGGAAGGCCGGACGGCTGCCACCAATCAAACGGTACGCTCTGTTTTTGTGGTGGGCCCCGACAAGAAAATAAAGCTCCAGCTGACCTATCCGATGACAACGGGCCGTAATTTCTATGAACTACTTCGTGTGTTGGATTCCATGCAGCTTACGGCCGAACATCGGGTAGCTACGCCAGCAAACTGGGCCGATGGGGAAGATGTAATTATTGTTCCGGCAGTTTCTGATGCCGAAGCAAAAGAAAAATATCCGGATGGTTGGAAAACCATCAAGCCTTACCTGCGCATTATTCCTCAACCTGGCAAAAACTAA
- a CDS encoding histidine kinase dimerization/phosphoacceptor domain -containing protein has product MTHFFQPGKRNTLLLFFRSSFLLVYVLTAHSLRGQSKFTPATSVYTITKRLLSIENGLASHEVFCGVQDAAGFMWFGTRNGLNRYDGKTCLLFTRQRNKLQDNKIVQLAKDDANHLFIEYGSTGFQLITNGKVDVMDITTQEVKTLTATYPNLPFKEQDVYWIANDGTDEVSFLTAFPFRLWKYSAKTGFRLRYEMKDWNKTGLAFDYRTTGPVCSFTPEKALLKLTNQEKQYLITKDAVIGFRQHNVLRSLPVGFTDQNELLITYNTATNVNEFAIDKLTPAGNLVPVADLAKYNLNTVKGRYWYQVCVSTSGAASMFYDATDALYLWHKHAFVKVIDKSELKGFENLFLYRLFLDALGNQWLCTSHGVLQLTLKKNRFTPYFSSSQQSIQPNSQARGIYADRTGKVVANIWMHTFSQQGGKIQAIAHDAINYALVEHHTALYSGGYSLVLYDDVKNRVTNYSGGLGSEIWSMFSMNDSLLLLGRTTGFSLFNTNTHRFDSIPVVAASGTEARFVYRFFYDRTGIIWAIAENGLYKLVANHRLSAKTNHGWSMVKLQSPFLNGLSLLDAYQDSSGVFWLATNGEGLYRWNPKTNAVRQFNITAGFPSDVLYRIEPDSYENLWISSDYGLICFNRNSFLVNTYTTIDGISHNEFNRTSSFRASDGRLFFGGLNGVNAFDPRDFRTDTNTLQVPLRVIAFNQFVGSKNELINKTAELLKTAKITLEPDDKFFTLDFQLLDFATDEGHHYAYKIEGLDKNWNYINENSIRISRLPYGNFTVHIKAQNREGTWSRSQLIIPLSVLKPFYLQWWFVLTAVFLFFLAIYLLIHFRLQQLARDKKKLEETVNERTTQLKQSLSEQSALLLEKDVLMKEIHHRVKNNLQVISGLLELQSKGLTDETAREALREGQNRVRSIALIHQNLYQYENLSIIDLKRFVNDLSKQVQSVFQKQKPVTITILVPDLQLDIDSAVPLGLILNELLSNSFKYAFTRVPAGKIQLAICVISEGKYQLVYSDNGPGLPSDFNLTGATTLGLQLVNDLSRQIGGKVQYSSKEGATFTINFTNRDVRKNED; this is encoded by the coding sequence ATGACCCATTTCTTTCAACCTGGAAAGCGAAATACCCTTCTCCTTTTCTTTCGCAGTTCCTTCCTGCTGGTTTATGTGCTAACTGCTCATTCTTTACGGGGGCAAAGTAAATTCACGCCTGCAACTTCGGTCTATACAATCACTAAACGGCTCCTTTCCATTGAAAATGGACTGGCTTCCCACGAAGTGTTTTGTGGCGTACAGGATGCCGCTGGTTTTATGTGGTTTGGAACCCGTAATGGGTTGAACCGCTATGATGGTAAAACCTGCCTGCTTTTTACCCGACAACGTAATAAACTTCAGGATAATAAAATCGTCCAGTTGGCAAAAGATGATGCCAATCACCTGTTTATTGAGTATGGCAGTACAGGTTTTCAACTTATAACCAACGGAAAAGTGGATGTGATGGACATCACAACGCAGGAAGTTAAAACACTCACGGCTACTTATCCAAACTTACCTTTTAAAGAGCAGGATGTGTACTGGATCGCCAACGACGGTACCGATGAAGTCAGTTTTCTGACGGCTTTTCCGTTCCGGCTTTGGAAATATTCGGCTAAAACAGGGTTTCGTTTGCGCTACGAAATGAAAGACTGGAACAAAACGGGCTTAGCATTTGACTACCGCACTACGGGACCTGTTTGTAGCTTTACACCGGAAAAAGCTCTGTTGAAATTAACCAATCAGGAAAAGCAATATCTGATCACAAAAGATGCGGTCATTGGCTTTCGTCAACACAATGTATTACGATCATTACCCGTTGGCTTCACGGACCAAAATGAACTGTTAATCACCTACAACACCGCCACCAACGTCAATGAATTTGCCATCGACAAACTAACACCTGCTGGTAACCTTGTACCTGTAGCGGATTTGGCGAAATACAACCTGAACACCGTGAAAGGAAGATACTGGTACCAGGTTTGCGTGTCAACCAGCGGGGCTGCTTCCATGTTTTACGACGCCACAGATGCACTTTACCTTTGGCATAAACACGCCTTTGTGAAGGTGATTGACAAATCTGAACTGAAAGGGTTTGAGAATCTATTTTTGTATCGACTGTTTTTAGATGCACTTGGCAACCAGTGGCTTTGCACGTCGCATGGAGTACTGCAACTGACGCTCAAAAAGAATCGGTTTACCCCTTATTTTTCCAGCAGTCAGCAATCCATCCAACCCAACAGCCAGGCCAGAGGAATCTATGCAGATCGGACCGGAAAGGTTGTCGCCAATATATGGATGCATACATTCAGCCAACAGGGCGGAAAAATACAGGCTATTGCGCACGACGCTATTAATTATGCCCTGGTTGAACACCATACCGCATTATATAGTGGCGGGTATTCGCTGGTTCTGTACGATGATGTAAAGAACAGGGTGACCAACTATTCGGGCGGGTTAGGATCTGAAATATGGTCGATGTTTTCGATGAACGACAGCCTGTTGCTTCTGGGAAGGACGACCGGTTTTTCTTTATTTAACACAAACACCCACCGGTTTGATTCGATCCCTGTGGTGGCTGCTTCTGGCACTGAAGCCAGGTTTGTGTACCGTTTTTTTTACGACAGAACTGGTATCATCTGGGCGATTGCAGAGAACGGTTTGTATAAGCTTGTCGCCAACCATCGTTTATCGGCAAAGACCAATCATGGCTGGTCGATGGTTAAGCTCCAATCTCCTTTTTTGAACGGGCTAAGTTTGCTCGATGCTTATCAGGATTCCAGCGGGGTCTTCTGGCTGGCCACAAATGGCGAAGGGCTCTACCGCTGGAACCCTAAAACCAACGCCGTCCGGCAATTCAACATCACGGCGGGTTTTCCCTCCGATGTTTTATACAGAATTGAACCTGATAGCTATGAAAACCTCTGGATCAGTTCCGATTATGGATTGATCTGCTTCAACCGGAACAGTTTTTTAGTGAATACCTATACGACCATTGATGGTATTTCCCACAATGAGTTTAACCGAACCTCATCGTTCAGAGCCAGCGATGGCAGGCTGTTTTTTGGCGGATTGAACGGGGTGAATGCGTTTGATCCCCGCGATTTCAGAACTGATACCAACACGCTTCAAGTGCCATTACGGGTCATTGCGTTCAACCAGTTCGTTGGCTCAAAAAACGAATTGATCAATAAAACAGCTGAGTTGCTGAAGACAGCGAAAATCACCCTGGAGCCCGACGATAAGTTCTTTACGCTTGACTTTCAATTGCTGGATTTTGCCACTGATGAAGGGCACCATTATGCGTATAAAATTGAGGGTCTCGATAAAAACTGGAACTATATCAACGAAAACTCGATCCGAATCAGCAGATTGCCTTACGGCAACTTTACGGTACATATCAAAGCCCAGAATCGGGAGGGTACGTGGAGTCGTAGTCAATTGATCATTCCGTTGTCCGTTTTGAAACCTTTTTATTTGCAATGGTGGTTCGTTCTAACGGCTGTATTCCTGTTTTTTCTGGCGATTTATCTACTGATTCATTTCAGATTGCAACAATTAGCCAGGGATAAAAAGAAATTAGAGGAAACCGTCAATGAACGAACGACCCAGTTAAAACAGTCGCTTTCCGAACAGTCTGCCCTGCTGTTGGAAAAGGATGTACTCATGAAAGAAATTCATCACCGGGTAAAGAATAATTTACAGGTTATTTCGGGTTTGCTGGAGCTTCAAAGCAAAGGCTTGACGGATGAAACAGCCAGAGAGGCTTTACGGGAAGGGCAAAACCGGGTCCGAAGTATCGCCTTGATCCACCAGAACCTGTACCAGTACGAAAATCTCAGCATCATTGACCTGAAGCGGTTTGTCAATGATTTAAGCAAACAAGTGCAGAGTGTCTTTCAAAAACAAAAACCCGTAACGATCACGATACTTGTGCCTGATTTGCAGCTGGATATTGATTCAGCCGTTCCGCTTGGATTGATTTTGAATGAACTGTTATCCAACTCCTTTAAATATGCCTTTACACGGGTTCCGGCGGGTAAGATACAGCTGGCAATCTGTGTAATCAGCGAAGGGAAATACCAGTTAGTGTATTCCGATAATGGACCCGGCTTACCGAGTGATTTTAACCTGACCGGAGCCACTACCCTTGGCCTGCAATTGGTCAATGACCTAAGCCGGCAAATTGGGGGAAAGGTTCAGTATTCGAGTAAAGAAGGGGCTACTTTTACGATTAATTTTACCAATCGCGACGTGCGTAAAAACGAAGATTAA